The following proteins are co-located in the Nocardioides piscis genome:
- a CDS encoding metallophosphoesterase family protein has product MCLGVAVVAGLAFFLADSRTIVFASHDAVVAPTLDRHVVLRTGPLLPDLRLASDGPVGVEIRLGKTESASVEELFSRYAFIASEPDAQVAKVGDVVQEMALSATLRGVGLGLVPLAVWWLLGPHRRGELFRGVRTRKGAAAGVVLLSVPLLLWQPWDADEETQEAQHEWEPLESFMVGVPLPAEAAGIEIRTSPTTVQTQRLIQSAVNTYEKSKDFYDQAATDAAVLELREPEEGETAALVVSDRHDNIGMDRVARAIGDRAGASVVLDAGDDTSTGQPWEAFSLDSLDRAFDGYDRFGVAGNHDNGTFVRRYLDDLGWTMLDGEPVDAPWGGLVLGIDDPRSSGLGSWRDETGLSFDEVGERLADEACDGERISTLLVHDANLGRDALERGCVDLVVGGHTHVPDGPTLVLGENGEVGYTLTNGTTGGAAYAIAVGSKPRRDADLVVITYRDARPVGTQAVRLRTDGRFVVEPFVELLLDAE; this is encoded by the coding sequence GTGTGTCTGGGCGTCGCCGTCGTCGCCGGCCTCGCGTTCTTCCTGGCCGACAGCCGGACGATCGTCTTCGCCAGCCACGACGCGGTGGTGGCCCCCACGCTGGACCGTCACGTCGTCCTGCGGACCGGTCCGCTGCTGCCCGACCTCCGGCTGGCGAGTGATGGTCCGGTCGGTGTGGAGATCCGGCTGGGGAAGACCGAGAGCGCCTCGGTCGAGGAGCTCTTCTCGCGCTATGCGTTCATCGCCAGCGAACCCGACGCGCAGGTCGCCAAGGTGGGCGACGTGGTGCAGGAGATGGCGCTCTCGGCAACGCTGCGTGGCGTCGGCCTCGGACTGGTGCCACTGGCGGTGTGGTGGTTGCTGGGGCCCCATCGACGAGGTGAGCTGTTCCGGGGAGTCCGCACCCGCAAGGGGGCGGCCGCCGGCGTCGTCCTGCTGAGCGTGCCGCTGCTCCTGTGGCAGCCGTGGGACGCGGACGAGGAGACGCAGGAGGCACAGCACGAGTGGGAACCGCTCGAGTCCTTCATGGTCGGCGTGCCGCTGCCTGCCGAGGCTGCGGGCATCGAGATCCGCACCAGCCCGACCACCGTGCAGACGCAGCGGTTGATCCAGAGCGCCGTGAACACCTATGAGAAGAGCAAGGACTTCTACGACCAGGCTGCGACCGACGCCGCGGTCCTCGAGCTGCGCGAGCCCGAGGAGGGCGAGACAGCGGCCCTGGTCGTGAGCGACCGGCACGACAACATCGGCATGGACCGGGTCGCGCGCGCCATCGGTGATCGCGCCGGCGCCAGTGTGGTGCTCGATGCGGGGGACGACACGTCGACCGGTCAGCCCTGGGAGGCGTTCAGCCTCGACTCGCTCGACCGCGCGTTCGACGGCTACGACCGCTTCGGCGTGGCAGGCAACCACGACAACGGCACCTTCGTACGGCGCTATCTCGACGACCTCGGATGGACCATGCTCGACGGGGAGCCCGTCGACGCGCCGTGGGGCGGCCTGGTCCTCGGCATCGACGACCCGCGGTCCAGCGGCCTCGGCAGCTGGCGCGACGAGACCGGCCTGAGCTTCGACGAGGTGGGGGAGCGGCTCGCCGACGAGGCGTGTGACGGCGAACGGATCTCGACCCTGCTGGTCCACGACGCCAACCTGGGACGCGACGCCCTGGAGCGCGGGTGCGTCGACCTGGTCGTCGGGGGCCACACCCACGTGCCGGACGGACCGACCCTGGTCCTGGGCGAGAACGGCGAGGTCGGCTATACCCTGACCAACGGCACCACCGGGGGTGCGGCCTATGCGATCGCCGTCGGCAGCAAGCCTCGCCGTGACGCGGACCTGGTGGTGATCACCTATCGCGACGCCCGGCCCGTCGGCACCCAGGCCGTGCGTCTGCGCACCGATGGCCGCTTCGTGGTCGAACCCTTCGTCGAGCTGCTGCTCGACGCCGAATAG
- a CDS encoding ABC transporter substrate-binding protein translates to MTAGVVGLVLALAACGSQLQPEDLATAGAGTAQGGEVIDPALGADPGTGTTGGSAGSTGSGTTGGSTGTGATGATGATGSGSTSGSGGSGSAAAPADGGGGAKGTGENSATGATAAGACDGFANQTGITDDKIVVGNASDISGPVPGIFESAQLGTRAYAAYFNSTGDICGRKLEVLNLDSRADAGADQQAYAQICEQAFAGVGSMSAFDQGGAATAQGCGLPDIRSTAITSERTGCSTCFGAQSASNTMLPSATPKFLISKFGGAAQKIAMIYIDVAAAAQATAAIKKSYEANGAKVVYYKGMDVSEFNYAPYVQEMKSAGVEMVYYTGPYQNTIKLQQAMKQQGFDPIVYQDATVYDAGYVAEAGSLAEGTVAFLFNDLFTNSGNKEMQLYASWLQQVKPGAQPSVYGLFAWSAARLFVERSIALGGKLSRESLVAEFAKTTDWTANGLHAPQAVKDKTTASCVKFVQYTGGKWVQISPGDYTCGPLTKVG, encoded by the coding sequence GTGACCGCTGGGGTCGTCGGGCTGGTGCTCGCCCTGGCTGCGTGTGGCTCCCAGCTCCAGCCCGAGGACCTGGCCACCGCGGGTGCAGGCACCGCGCAGGGCGGTGAAGTCATCGACCCGGCGCTCGGGGCCGATCCCGGCACCGGGACGACCGGCGGGTCCGCCGGCTCGACGGGCAGCGGCACGACCGGGGGTAGCACCGGCACGGGTGCCACCGGTGCCACCGGCGCCACCGGCTCCGGCTCGACCAGCGGATCGGGGGGTTCGGGGTCTGCCGCGGCCCCCGCCGACGGGGGAGGCGGCGCGAAGGGCACCGGCGAGAACAGCGCAACCGGGGCCACAGCGGCCGGCGCGTGCGACGGCTTCGCCAACCAGACCGGCATCACCGACGACAAGATCGTCGTCGGGAACGCCTCCGACATCTCGGGACCGGTCCCCGGAATCTTCGAGTCCGCCCAGCTCGGCACCCGCGCCTACGCCGCCTACTTCAACTCCACCGGCGACATCTGCGGTCGCAAGCTCGAGGTCCTCAACCTTGACAGCCGCGCCGACGCCGGCGCCGACCAGCAGGCCTATGCGCAGATCTGTGAGCAGGCCTTCGCCGGCGTCGGCTCGATGTCGGCCTTCGACCAGGGCGGGGCCGCCACGGCCCAGGGCTGCGGGTTGCCCGACATCCGCTCGACCGCGATCACCAGCGAGCGGACCGGCTGCAGCACCTGCTTCGGCGCCCAGTCGGCGAGCAACACGATGCTGCCGAGCGCGACACCCAAGTTCCTGATCAGCAAGTTCGGCGGCGCGGCGCAGAAGATCGCGATGATCTACATCGACGTCGCCGCCGCCGCCCAGGCCACCGCGGCGATCAAGAAGAGCTACGAGGCCAACGGCGCCAAGGTCGTCTACTACAAGGGCATGGACGTCTCGGAGTTCAACTACGCGCCATACGTGCAGGAGATGAAGAGTGCCGGCGTCGAGATGGTCTACTACACCGGCCCCTACCAGAACACGATCAAGCTCCAGCAGGCGATGAAGCAGCAGGGCTTCGACCCGATCGTCTACCAGGACGCCACGGTCTACGACGCGGGCTACGTCGCCGAGGCCGGCAGCCTCGCCGAGGGCACGGTCGCCTTCTTGTTCAACGACCTCTTCACCAACAGCGGCAACAAGGAGATGCAGCTCTACGCCTCGTGGCTGCAGCAGGTGAAGCCCGGCGCGCAGCCGTCCGTCTATGGGCTCTTCGCGTGGTCGGCGGCTCGCCTGTTCGTGGAGCGATCGATCGCGCTGGGCGGGAAGCTGTCCCGGGAGAGCCTCGTGGCCGAGTTCGCCAAGACGACCGACTGGACCGCCAACGGGCTGCACGCCCCGCAGGCGGTGAAGGACAAGACGACGGCCAGCTGCGTCAAGTTCGTGCAGTACACCGGCGGCAAGTGGGTGCAGATCTCGCCCGGTGACTACACCTGCGGACCACTGACCAAGGTGGGCTGA
- a CDS encoding ABC transporter permease subunit, translated as MSSLLSFTILGIFTGAAYAIAASGLVLTYTTTRVFNIAHGAFGMVMSYVYWDFSQRQGLPVWLSLLLVLLVVAPLTGYAVQRYVTRNLGDAPVSVSLVVTVGLFVGLIGLAQQIWPPAPRTVPFYFPEAGIQVGDTFITAHYLITIVMSAVVAGGLYFLLNKTRIGTAMRAAVDNPALLRYFGGKPDQVAALSWAIGISLGALAGILLTPVVGLDYFNLTLLVINAYAAAMLGKLKSLPLTFVGAMVLGILQSYAVAYLPSEGFLSSIRAVVPALFLFAVIIAMPQAQLRIGQVKGIVSAPIPTTRAMVGWGGGLVLATAVLALLMSTSNLLLVGTAATYAIVMLSLVLLTGYGGHVSLAQFTFAGVGALAYAKLEQPNLVGLVLAAAIAAVVGALVALPVIRLTGLYLALSTLAFGVLMDKMVFQSDLAFGYGGVLTAERMSILGVRLDSTGAYVVVMVVFFVLAGIGLLMLRRGSLGRLLIAMRDSPAACGTLGLDLRWFRVALFGLSAGLAGLAGALFAGLRGTVGATDFQLYASLPLLLMAVVAGVTSVSGAALGGTALMMLPVLQSYYPGLAGLMFAIIGFGAVALGRDPNGLANLAFKAGHWLKPRIMALAPDLPELPGRQSAKGAEPERAARDEMGEVPAHAAP; from the coding sequence GTGTCCTCGCTGCTGTCCTTCACGATCCTGGGCATCTTCACCGGCGCCGCCTACGCGATCGCGGCGTCGGGTCTTGTCCTGACCTACACGACCACCCGGGTCTTCAACATCGCCCACGGGGCCTTCGGGATGGTCATGTCCTACGTCTACTGGGACTTCAGCCAGCGCCAGGGACTTCCCGTCTGGCTCAGCCTGCTCCTGGTCCTGCTGGTCGTGGCCCCGCTGACCGGCTATGCCGTGCAGCGCTACGTCACCCGCAACCTCGGCGACGCCCCGGTCAGCGTCTCGCTCGTCGTGACGGTCGGCCTGTTCGTCGGCCTGATCGGGCTCGCTCAGCAGATCTGGCCGCCGGCGCCGCGGACGGTCCCCTTCTACTTCCCCGAGGCCGGGATCCAGGTGGGCGACACCTTCATCACCGCCCACTACCTGATCACCATCGTGATGTCCGCGGTCGTCGCGGGTGGCCTCTACTTCCTGCTCAACAAGACCCGCATCGGCACCGCCATGCGGGCGGCCGTGGACAACCCCGCCCTCCTGCGCTACTTCGGCGGCAAGCCCGACCAGGTCGCTGCCCTCTCCTGGGCGATCGGCATCTCCCTGGGAGCGCTCGCCGGGATCCTGCTGACGCCGGTCGTCGGCCTCGACTACTTCAACCTCACGCTGCTCGTCATCAACGCCTATGCCGCGGCGATGCTGGGCAAGCTCAAGAGCCTGCCGCTGACCTTCGTCGGGGCCATGGTGCTGGGCATCCTCCAGTCCTACGCCGTGGCCTACCTCCCCTCCGAGGGGTTCCTCTCCAGCATCCGCGCCGTGGTGCCGGCGCTCTTCCTCTTCGCGGTGATCATCGCCATGCCCCAGGCCCAGCTGCGGATCGGGCAGGTCAAGGGCATCGTCTCCGCGCCGATCCCCACCACCCGCGCGATGGTCGGCTGGGGTGGGGGCCTGGTCCTCGCCACGGCGGTCCTCGCGCTGCTGATGAGCACGTCCAACCTGCTGCTGGTGGGCACCGCGGCGACATACGCGATCGTGATGCTCTCGCTCGTCCTCCTGACCGGCTATGGCGGGCACGTGTCGCTGGCGCAGTTCACGTTCGCCGGGGTGGGGGCGCTGGCCTATGCCAAGCTCGAGCAGCCCAACCTCGTGGGCCTCGTGCTCGCTGCGGCCATCGCGGCCGTCGTCGGTGCCTTGGTCGCCCTTCCCGTCATCCGGTTGACCGGTCTCTATCTCGCGCTCTCGACCCTGGCCTTCGGGGTGCTGATGGACAAGATGGTCTTCCAGTCCGACCTGGCCTTCGGGTATGGCGGTGTCCTGACCGCCGAGCGGATGTCGATCCTCGGGGTCCGGCTCGACTCGACCGGGGCCTACGTCGTGGTCATGGTCGTCTTCTTCGTGCTCGCCGGGATCGGGCTGCTGATGCTGCGCCGCGGCAGCCTGGGGCGGCTGCTGATCGCCATGCGCGACAGCCCCGCTGCCTGCGGCACCCTCGGGCTCGACCTGCGGTGGTTCAGGGTCGCCCTGTTCGGTCTCTCCGCCGGGCTGGCCGGCCTCGCCGGCGCCCTGTTCGCCGGCCTGCGGGGCACCGTCGGCGCCACCGACTTCCAGCTCTATGCCAGCCTGCCGCTGCTGCTGATGGCCGTGGTCGCCGGTGTCACCTCCGTGTCGGGAGCAGCCCTGGGCGGGACGGCGCTGATGATGCTGCCGGTCCTGCAGAGCTACTACCCGGGTCTCGCCGGGCTGATGTTCGCCATCATCGGTTTCGGCGCCGTGGCACTGGGGCGCGACCCCAACGGCCTGGCCAACCTCGCCTTCAAGGCAGGTCACTGGTTGAAGCCGCGGATCATGGCGTTGGCGCCCGACCTGCCGGAGCTCCCCGGACGTCAGTCCGCGAAGGGCGCCGAGCCCGAGCGCGCCGCCCGCGACGAGATGGGGGAGGTGCCGGCCCATGCCGCTCCTTGA
- a CDS encoding ABC transporter ATP-binding protein: protein MPLLEVQRAVVQFGGVTAVNDASFTAERGEITGLIGPNGAGKTTTFNVITGLQRPTRGDVFFERRKVTSLPVHRRARRGMARTFQRLEAFGSLTVRDNVRVALDIHRGLRGVFTASGADIDALLARVGISAYAAERADSVPTGTARLLELARCLAGDPKLLLLDEPSSGLDDAETDAFGDLLKELAAERRGIVMVEHDMDLVMAVCDQVHVLDFGSVIASGTPGAIRSDPAVQKAYLGYSDVEDAGDHTQELEPVPGGVA from the coding sequence ATGCCGCTCCTTGAGGTCCAGCGCGCAGTCGTCCAGTTCGGCGGGGTGACAGCCGTCAACGACGCCAGCTTCACCGCCGAGCGCGGCGAGATCACCGGTCTGATCGGGCCGAACGGCGCGGGCAAGACCACCACCTTCAACGTCATCACCGGCCTGCAACGCCCGACGCGCGGAGACGTCTTCTTCGAGCGCCGCAAGGTCACCTCGCTCCCGGTGCACCGTCGTGCCCGGCGCGGCATGGCGCGGACGTTCCAGCGGCTGGAGGCGTTCGGCTCGCTGACGGTCCGCGACAACGTGCGGGTCGCGCTCGACATACATCGCGGGCTGCGTGGCGTCTTCACCGCGTCCGGGGCCGACATCGACGCGCTGCTCGCACGGGTCGGCATCAGCGCCTATGCCGCCGAGCGGGCCGACTCCGTCCCCACCGGCACCGCCCGGCTGCTCGAGCTGGCGCGCTGCCTGGCCGGTGACCCCAAGCTGCTCCTGCTCGACGAACCCTCCTCCGGGCTGGACGACGCCGAGACCGACGCGTTCGGCGACCTCCTCAAGGAGCTGGCGGCCGAACGCCGGGGGATCGTGATGGTCGAGCACGACATGGACCTGGTGATGGCCGTGTGCGACCAGGTCCACGTCCTCGACTTCGGCTCGGTGATCGCCTCGGGGACGCCCGGCGCGATCAGGTCCGACCCGGCGGTGCAGAAGGCCTACCTCGGCTACAGCGACGTCGAGGACGCCGGCGACCACACCCAGGAGCTCGAACCGGTGCCCGGAGGTGTCGCATGA
- a CDS encoding ABC transporter ATP-binding protein has product MSVPILEVVDLHAAYGRIEVLRGVDLSVPKGAVMALLGPNGAGKSTLIQVISGQKKPTSGDIHLAGVHVQRQAPEALARVGLCTVPEGRSVFPNLTVEENLRLMSYAGVPAAAVLDTAFGYFPKLHQRRGQLAGTLSGGEQQMLAMSRALASDPALLLLDELSMGLAPLIVEELYDTVAQIAASGVSILCIEQFARTALRVSDYAAVMSGGRIVASGEPAEVLNTMSDVILGGAA; this is encoded by the coding sequence ATGAGCGTGCCCATCCTCGAGGTCGTCGACCTCCATGCCGCCTACGGTCGGATCGAGGTGCTGCGAGGCGTCGACCTCAGCGTGCCGAAGGGCGCCGTGATGGCCCTGCTCGGACCCAACGGCGCCGGCAAGAGCACCCTGATCCAGGTCATCAGCGGCCAGAAGAAGCCGACCTCGGGCGACATCCACCTCGCTGGAGTTCACGTGCAGCGGCAGGCCCCCGAGGCGCTGGCGCGGGTCGGGCTCTGCACCGTCCCGGAGGGACGCTCGGTGTTCCCCAACCTCACCGTCGAGGAGAACCTTCGCCTGATGTCGTATGCCGGTGTGCCGGCCGCCGCCGTCCTCGACACCGCCTTCGGCTACTTCCCCAAGCTGCACCAGCGGCGGGGCCAGCTCGCCGGCACCCTCTCCGGCGGTGAGCAGCAGATGCTGGCGATGTCGCGGGCCCTGGCCTCCGACCCCGCGCTCCTCCTGCTCGACGAGCTGTCGATGGGGCTCGCGCCCCTGATCGTGGAGGAGCTCTACGACACCGTGGCCCAGATCGCTGCCAGCGGTGTCTCCATCTTGTGCATCGAGCAGTTCGCCCGCACTGCCCTGCGGGTCTCCGACTACGCCGCTGTCATGTCGGGCGGTCGCATCGTCGCCTCCGGTGAGCCCGCCGAGGTCCTCAACACCATGTCCGACGTCATCTTGGGAGGTGCCGCATGA
- a CDS encoding choice-of-anchor P family protein: MRRTLIPLVSAAAIGSMLPLLVGPTADAEGPAAFAGYDARAWAAPVKIEIYEPTIPLPATPQAEASLGYTTVEANSGLASGRGSWVWPGDPVGEGAKTILEQAGFPAQLAERGYPVQVNSSHPGKPSQASDESVPGSIMRTGSSAERTYAQVGFSPDAKPTEAEPSSEPEDDEPAGGGLGLPALPPLPVLGGGSSDGSSSEALTALTDFGSAINGEDPTDSEEEAEGAPEGAPGLPPELAALVDLSGYTSQSIANTGADRVSTVATSALGDVSLADGLVVLEGISARMRATSDGAESTVDGVARIGGISIAGTPFELGSDGLVAADDTEPVPGLPEDPVKALAQLGITVVEPREDLTTKALRASGSASAIRLEWDLTVLRAQLKDLPLNDLVGAIPAEAAELKSLVGAAVNLSPRIVLTFGNVSARAETIKAPAMPALSGSEPTGEKPAATASGGEGAASAGGAGTTGAGTPGTSATTGSAAAPAGDTASSASGELTDTALTAGLPALNTIPGALTMGGVLAAIAAGTWLRRIGLLALGTASTCSAGLDAGLPDLRRA; encoded by the coding sequence ATGAGGCGCACACTGATTCCGCTCGTGTCCGCTGCAGCGATCGGCAGCATGCTGCCGCTCCTGGTCGGCCCGACCGCAGACGCCGAGGGCCCCGCCGCGTTCGCCGGCTATGACGCGCGTGCGTGGGCCGCTCCGGTGAAGATCGAGATCTATGAGCCGACGATCCCACTGCCGGCCACCCCCCAGGCCGAGGCGTCCCTGGGCTACACGACGGTCGAGGCCAACTCCGGGCTCGCCTCGGGTCGAGGCAGCTGGGTGTGGCCCGGCGACCCCGTGGGCGAGGGCGCCAAGACGATCCTCGAGCAGGCAGGCTTCCCGGCGCAGCTCGCGGAGAGGGGCTATCCGGTCCAGGTCAACTCCAGCCACCCGGGCAAGCCGTCGCAGGCCAGCGACGAGTCCGTGCCCGGCTCGATCATGCGCACAGGCTCATCGGCCGAGCGCACCTATGCCCAGGTCGGCTTCTCCCCGGACGCAAAGCCGACCGAGGCCGAGCCCTCGTCGGAGCCGGAGGACGACGAGCCCGCGGGGGGAGGGCTGGGCCTCCCGGCCCTGCCGCCCCTGCCGGTGCTGGGCGGCGGCTCCTCCGACGGATCGTCCAGCGAGGCGTTGACCGCGCTGACCGACTTCGGCTCGGCCATCAACGGCGAGGACCCCACTGACTCCGAGGAGGAGGCCGAGGGGGCTCCAGAGGGTGCGCCCGGTCTGCCGCCCGAGCTGGCTGCGCTCGTCGACCTCAGCGGCTACACCTCCCAGTCGATCGCCAACACCGGTGCCGACCGGGTCTCGACGGTGGCGACGTCGGCCCTCGGTGACGTCTCCCTGGCCGACGGGCTCGTCGTCCTGGAGGGCATCTCGGCCAGGATGAGGGCGACCAGCGACGGAGCGGAGTCGACGGTCGACGGCGTCGCCAGGATCGGCGGCATCAGCATCGCCGGCACCCCGTTCGAGCTGGGCTCGGACGGGCTCGTCGCCGCAGACGACACCGAGCCGGTCCCGGGTCTGCCCGAGGACCCGGTCAAGGCCCTGGCGCAGCTCGGCATCACGGTGGTCGAGCCCCGGGAGGACCTCACGACGAAGGCCCTGCGGGCCAGTGGGTCCGCGAGCGCCATACGACTCGAGTGGGACCTCACGGTGCTCCGGGCCCAGCTCAAGGACCTGCCGCTCAACGATCTAGTCGGCGCCATCCCCGCCGAGGCTGCCGAGCTCAAGAGCCTGGTCGGTGCGGCCGTCAACCTCTCGCCGCGCATCGTCCTGACGTTCGGCAACGTCTCCGCGCGCGCCGAGACCATCAAGGCCCCGGCGATGCCTGCGCTCTCAGGCAGCGAACCGACGGGGGAGAAGCCTGCCGCGACCGCATCCGGCGGCGAGGGTGCCGCGAGTGCGGGCGGTGCAGGCACCACGGGCGCCGGGACGCCCGGCACCAGCGCGACCACGGGCTCTGCCGCCGCCCCGGCCGGTGACACGGCCTCGTCGGCCAGTGGCGAGCTGACCGACACGGCGCTGACGGCCGGTCTCCCCGCGCTCAACACCATCCCCGGCGCGCTCACCATGGGCGGCGTGCTGGCGGCCATCGCCGCCGGGACCTGGCTGCGGCGCATCGGACTGCTCGCCCTCGGCACCGCCAGCACATGCAGCGCCGGTCTCGACGCCGGCCTTCCCGACCTTCGCAGAGCCTGA
- a CDS encoding DUF4032 domain-containing protein, with protein sequence MGMRIVASRPDPAILTLPWSLPLADWSDDFVVPLPRGLSRHVVRIVRLKDRTYAVKETQEEIAFREYRLLRDLQREKLPSVVPQGVVTGRTHDGEELPAALLTEHLKFSLPYRSLFSHGMTADNLPSLIDAIVVLLVRLHLAGFFWGDVSLSNVLFRRSAGSFAAYLVDAETGELNDHVSTGMREHDLTVGCENIFAELMDLQASGAVGTEVDGHAIVTRLREQYAALWAELTDEEEFSAGDLWRIERRIERLNDLGFDVDELDIVTDFDGDIVRIRPKVVELGHHRRELQSLTGMDVEDNQARRLLNDLAAFTAHFDLGGEDRHLVAAKWMTEVYEPIVAMIPPDARGKLEPAEVFHEILVHRWYLSERAGSEVDIFETARDYIANELTRRPTEIIATED encoded by the coding sequence ATGGGCATGCGCATCGTCGCGAGCCGGCCGGACCCGGCGATCCTCACCCTGCCCTGGTCCCTGCCCCTGGCGGACTGGAGCGACGACTTCGTGGTCCCCCTGCCCCGCGGCCTGTCCCGCCACGTGGTGCGGATCGTGCGCCTCAAGGACCGCACCTATGCCGTGAAGGAGACGCAGGAGGAGATCGCCTTCCGCGAATATCGCCTGCTTCGCGACCTCCAGCGGGAGAAGCTCCCGTCCGTCGTCCCCCAGGGGGTCGTCACCGGTCGGACGCACGACGGCGAGGAGCTGCCGGCAGCGCTGCTGACCGAGCACCTCAAGTTCTCACTGCCCTACCGCAGCCTGTTCTCCCACGGCATGACGGCCGACAACCTGCCCAGCCTCATCGACGCCATCGTCGTCCTGCTGGTGCGCCTGCACCTCGCCGGGTTCTTCTGGGGTGACGTGTCGCTGTCCAACGTGCTCTTCCGCCGCAGTGCCGGCAGCTTCGCGGCCTACCTCGTGGACGCGGAGACCGGCGAGCTCAACGACCACGTGTCGACGGGCATGCGCGAGCACGACCTCACGGTCGGCTGCGAGAACATCTTCGCCGAGCTGATGGACCTCCAGGCCTCCGGCGCAGTCGGCACGGAGGTCGACGGGCACGCGATCGTGACCAGGCTGCGCGAGCAGTACGCCGCGTTGTGGGCCGAGCTCACCGACGAGGAGGAGTTCAGCGCGGGCGACCTGTGGCGGATCGAGCGACGCATCGAGCGGCTCAACGACCTCGGGTTCGACGTCGACGAGCTGGACATCGTCACCGACTTCGACGGCGACATCGTGCGGATCCGCCCCAAGGTCGTCGAGCTGGGCCACCACCGGCGCGAGCTCCAGTCACTGACGGGCATGGACGTCGAGGACAACCAGGCACGTCGTCTGCTCAACGACCTCGCCGCGTTCACCGCCCACTTCGACCTCGGTGGCGAGGACCGTCACCTCGTGGCGGCGAAGTGGATGACCGAGGTCTACGAGCCGATCGTGGCGATGATCCCGCCCGACGCGCGCGGCAAGCTCGAGCCGGCCGAGGTGTTCCACGAGATCCTCGTCCACCGGTGGTATCTCTCCGAGCGAGCCGGCAGCGAGGTCGACATCTTCGAGACCGCGCGCGACTACATCGCCAACGAGCTGACCCGCAGGCCGACCGAGATCATCGCCACCGAGGACTAG
- a CDS encoding HNH endonuclease signature motif containing protein — translation MTCLGCGIELTKRHQKRFCSNRCQRAKERAENTARWLETGVGVPGTGLGHFIRAYLLEAQRGLCAICSRAASWNGLPLNLVCDHIDGDSTNNHRDNLRLICPNCDSQLPTFKSRNRGRGRAWRRQRYLEGKSY, via the coding sequence ATGACCTGTCTCGGGTGTGGGATCGAGCTGACCAAGCGTCACCAGAAGCGCTTCTGCAGCAATCGTTGCCAGCGCGCCAAGGAAAGGGCCGAGAACACCGCCCGGTGGCTCGAGACCGGGGTGGGAGTGCCCGGAACCGGTCTGGGTCACTTCATCAGGGCCTACCTCCTCGAGGCCCAACGAGGGCTGTGCGCCATCTGCAGCCGCGCCGCCTCCTGGAACGGCCTCCCCCTGAACCTGGTGTGCGATCACATCGACGGCGACTCCACCAACAACCATCGAGACAACCTGCGGCTGATCTGCCCCAACTGTGACTCCCAGCTGCCCACCTTCAAGTCGCGCAATCGAGGGAGAGGGCGAGCATGGCGACGGCAGCGTTATCTCGAGGGCAAGTCGTACTAG
- the pdxY gene encoding pyridoxal kinase PdxY, producing MKILSIQSSVAYGHVGNSAAVFPLQRLGHEVWPVFTVHFSNHTGYGAWRGPLLAPADVAAVVTGIAERGVLGSCDAVLSGYQGSPEIADVIVSAVEQVKAANPAATYTCDPVMGNATSGCFVDPAIPPIIRERVVPVADIITPNQFELGFLTDTSPLSLAETLASADLARAMGPSTVLVTSVLSGSDPEGTIGMLAVDGDGAWLVETPRLPMKANGSGDVTAALFTAHLHETGSPATALARTASSIFAVLEQTHASGERELRLIAAQDAIADPACEFEVVQVR from the coding sequence GTGAAGATCCTGTCCATCCAGTCCTCGGTCGCCTACGGCCACGTCGGCAACTCCGCCGCCGTCTTCCCCCTCCAGCGGCTGGGCCACGAGGTCTGGCCCGTGTTCACCGTGCACTTCTCCAACCACACGGGGTATGGCGCCTGGCGCGGCCCGCTCCTCGCGCCGGCCGACGTCGCGGCGGTCGTCACGGGGATCGCCGAGCGAGGGGTCCTCGGTTCGTGCGACGCCGTGCTGTCGGGCTACCAGGGCTCACCCGAGATCGCCGACGTCATCGTCTCGGCGGTCGAGCAGGTCAAGGCAGCCAACCCGGCCGCGACCTACACCTGCGACCCCGTGATGGGCAACGCGACCTCCGGCTGCTTCGTCGACCCCGCCATCCCGCCGATCATCCGCGAGCGCGTGGTGCCGGTCGCCGACATCATCACGCCCAACCAGTTCGAGCTCGGCTTCCTCACCGACACCTCCCCGCTGTCCCTTGCGGAGACGCTCGCCTCGGCCGACCTCGCCCGGGCGATGGGGCCCTCGACCGTGCTGGTCACCTCGGTCCTGAGCGGCTCCGACCCGGAGGGCACGATCGGGATGCTGGCGGTGGACGGCGACGGCGCCTGGCTGGTGGAGACGCCCCGCCTGCCGATGAAGGCCAACGGCTCGGGGGACGTCACCGCAGCGCTGTTCACCGCTCACCTGCACGAGACGGGCTCGCCTGCGACAGCGCTTGCCCGGACGGCGTCGTCCATCTTCGCCGTGCTCGAGCAGACGCACGCGTCCGGCGAGCGCGAGCTGCGGCTCATCGCCGCCCAGGACGCGATCGCAGACCCGGCGTGCGAGTTCGAGGTCGTCCAGGTCCGCTGA